A section of the Rhodothermus profundi genome encodes:
- a CDS encoding DNA-processing protein DprA has product MTATTLFALTIARLLPDDWTAAGWAVRTIGHFEALHAYSPEALRAALSHCPRGAQRLAQLFNAALLHQMREQAKAELTQLITRRVRVLTPHDEPWPSRLERLPEPQRPFLLFAFGNLKLLERPMVALLARPPISEASHERAQNLTLHLIEAGCIPVTGALSGFDIAVQKLCHNAPRPYPAIMVAHTGLAQLLPPMRPVATATLRAGGLLLSPFLMEQRVSAQRDRQRALLQTALAHVAVFVEPRAETPEQAALEWAVQTHLSVFDISTRTLPEVHSIRESVDFEWVVEAARRTSPTD; this is encoded by the coding sequence GTGACGGCCACGACACTTTTCGCCCTGACAATAGCCCGGCTGTTGCCGGATGATTGGACGGCAGCAGGATGGGCCGTGCGCACCATCGGCCATTTTGAAGCCTTGCACGCTTACTCTCCAGAAGCCCTGCGCGCCGCACTGAGTCACTGTCCACGAGGAGCGCAGCGACTCGCTCAGCTCTTCAACGCTGCGCTCCTGCATCAGATGCGCGAACAGGCAAAAGCTGAGCTGACCCAGCTGATCACCAGGCGCGTTCGCGTCTTAACACCCCACGACGAACCCTGGCCCTCCAGGTTAGAAAGGCTCCCTGAACCGCAACGTCCTTTTTTACTCTTTGCCTTTGGGAACCTGAAACTGCTTGAGCGCCCCATGGTTGCCTTGCTGGCGCGCCCCCCGATATCCGAAGCATCGCACGAACGCGCGCAGAACCTGACGTTACACCTGATCGAAGCGGGCTGCATTCCGGTAACCGGTGCGTTGTCTGGTTTTGATATAGCCGTGCAGAAGCTCTGCCACAATGCCCCCCGTCCTTACCCGGCCATCATGGTTGCTCATACCGGACTTGCCCAGCTACTACCGCCTATGCGGCCTGTTGCAACGGCTACGTTGCGAGCAGGAGGCCTTTTGCTTTCTCCTTTTCTCATGGAACAGCGCGTAAGTGCGCAGCGTGACCGCCAGCGCGCGCTTCTGCAAACGGCGCTGGCGCATGTGGCGGTCTTTGTCGAGCCCCGCGCCGAAACGCCGGAGCAAGCCGCGCTTGAGTGGGCAGTGCAGACGCATCTATCGGTTTTTGATATCAGTACCCGTACCCTACCAGAAGTGCATTCTATCCGCGAATCTGTCGATTTTGAATGGGTAGTCGAAGCAGCTCGTCGCACTTCACCAACCGACTGA
- a CDS encoding S46 family peptidase has product MKRTLRLLPLLSLVLFFGCATGRPATTVQAPAAPPPPQTVPEAPLAPRAMPTLDTVRAGRFDNGKMWTFDDPPIDYFAEAYGFRPDSAWFRRARLGALRIPGCSASFVSPNGLVMTNHHCGREAIVAVSRPGENLLDNGFYARSLGEERRVEDYYADQLIEIRDVTDEVYAALAGAETDAERAMARQQAIDAIEKRLLEEKGGEEAGYVVEVIALYNGAKYSAYIFKRYHDLRLVMAPELQMGYFGGDPDNFTYPRYALDVTFFRIYDENGAPLRTTHYFRWSRDGVEEGDVVFVIGNPGSTSRLQTVAQLEFRRDILEPAILRLIQTRMAALQDYLRELPEGPEREEIRNEVFGLSNAEKLYTGRVKGLRDPYIIARRRDAERRFREALRRDSTLARTYDPLFERMAELVAQQRDYAAELQAFLAFNPNSGLSSTTVRRAILAYLYVNQQQAGASDEQLAELRDEMLGIADQPVGVQWRYLKARLEDFVRYFGEDSRLVQQLLQGRSPEEVARHIIHNSVLRDSAQTAQALAQGTLTMEDPAVQLVATVWPRFQAFQSAWAGISAQQQEIASQLGRARYEVYGTSVPPDATFSLRIADGVVKGYTYNGTMAPPYTTFYGLYDRYYAFGPGTDWELPERWLHPPETFDRSTPLNFVATADIIGGNSGSPVINPKLEVVGLIFDGNIESLPADYIYMPDRGMRAIAVDVRGILEALDEIYDADRLVLELTTGRLVRSEEEADALMNRGREQ; this is encoded by the coding sequence ATGAAACGAACGCTGCGCTTGCTCCCGTTGCTGAGCCTGGTGCTCTTTTTCGGATGCGCAACCGGCCGGCCTGCCACTACGGTACAGGCTCCTGCTGCGCCACCTCCTCCCCAGACAGTACCTGAAGCACCGCTTGCGCCTCGTGCCATGCCGACACTGGACACGGTGCGCGCCGGGCGCTTCGACAACGGTAAAATGTGGACATTTGACGATCCTCCCATTGATTACTTCGCTGAGGCCTACGGTTTTCGGCCCGATTCGGCCTGGTTCCGGCGGGCGCGGCTGGGAGCCCTGCGTATTCCAGGCTGTTCGGCGTCGTTCGTCTCGCCCAATGGGTTGGTCATGACCAATCATCATTGCGGGCGGGAAGCGATCGTAGCCGTTAGCCGTCCGGGCGAAAACTTGCTGGACAACGGCTTTTATGCCCGTTCGCTTGGCGAAGAGCGCCGCGTCGAAGACTACTACGCCGATCAACTCATCGAAATCCGAGATGTGACCGATGAGGTCTATGCTGCATTGGCCGGTGCGGAGACGGATGCCGAGCGGGCTATGGCACGCCAACAGGCTATTGATGCGATTGAAAAACGATTGTTGGAAGAAAAAGGGGGAGAAGAGGCAGGCTATGTGGTCGAAGTCATTGCGCTTTACAATGGCGCTAAATATTCGGCCTACATCTTCAAGCGCTATCATGACCTGCGGTTGGTGATGGCGCCGGAGTTGCAGATGGGGTACTTCGGAGGGGATCCGGACAACTTCACCTATCCGCGCTATGCACTTGACGTAACGTTCTTCCGCATTTATGATGAAAACGGTGCACCTCTGCGCACGACCCACTACTTCCGCTGGAGCCGTGACGGGGTTGAAGAAGGTGATGTCGTCTTTGTTATTGGCAATCCTGGATCGACCAGTCGGCTGCAAACCGTCGCGCAGCTTGAGTTTCGGCGCGACATACTTGAACCAGCCATCCTGCGGCTGATCCAGACGCGCATGGCTGCGCTGCAGGACTACCTGCGCGAGTTGCCTGAAGGACCTGAACGGGAGGAAATTCGCAACGAAGTCTTCGGTCTCAGCAATGCAGAGAAGCTTTACACCGGCCGCGTCAAAGGACTGCGGGACCCCTACATTATCGCGCGCCGCCGCGACGCAGAGCGGCGTTTCCGAGAGGCGCTGCGCCGCGACTCGACGCTGGCGCGTACGTACGATCCCCTCTTTGAGCGTATGGCCGAGCTGGTGGCGCAGCAGCGGGACTATGCAGCCGAGTTGCAAGCATTTCTGGCCTTCAACCCGAACAGTGGGCTGAGCAGTACAACCGTGCGCCGCGCCATCCTGGCCTATCTCTACGTAAATCAACAGCAGGCCGGTGCTTCCGACGAGCAGCTTGCAGAATTGCGGGACGAAATGCTGGGGATCGCGGATCAACCCGTAGGGGTGCAGTGGCGCTACCTGAAGGCGCGTCTGGAAGACTTTGTGCGCTACTTTGGCGAGGATAGTCGACTCGTGCAACAACTGCTGCAAGGACGTTCGCCCGAGGAAGTGGCCCGCCATATCATTCACAACTCGGTGCTACGGGACTCGGCGCAGACCGCGCAAGCGCTGGCCCAGGGCACACTGACCATGGAGGATCCAGCGGTGCAACTGGTGGCAACTGTATGGCCGCGTTTTCAGGCGTTCCAGAGTGCCTGGGCCGGTATCTCGGCGCAGCAGCAGGAAATTGCCAGCCAGCTCGGGCGGGCCCGCTATGAGGTGTACGGCACTTCGGTACCACCCGACGCTACCTTCTCCCTGCGCATCGCCGATGGAGTGGTCAAAGGGTACACGTACAATGGTACGATGGCGCCACCCTACACGACGTTCTATGGGCTCTACGACCGCTACTATGCCTTTGGGCCGGGTACGGACTGGGAGCTGCCCGAGCGCTGGCTGCATCCGCCCGAAACCTTTGATCGCTCCACGCCGCTGAACTTCGTAGCCACGGCTGACATCATCGGAGGCAATTCTGGATCGCCTGTGATCAATCCGAAACTGGAAGTGGTCGGACTGATCTTCGACGGCAATATTGAGAGCCTGCCGGCCGACTACATTTACATGCCAGATCGTGGCATGCGGGCTATTGCCGTAGACGTACGAGGAATTCTGGAGGCGCTTGACGAAATCTATGATGCCGACCGACTGGTGCTGGAGCTGACAACCGGACGGCTGGTGCGCTCCGAAGAAGAAGCTGATGCCTTGATGAACCGCGGGCGTGAACAATGA
- a CDS encoding carbon-nitrogen hydrolase has product MANTLNVGLVQMRCSEDPAQNLQRAAAGIREAVRQGARIVCLPELFRTPYFCKHEDPQHFQLAEPIPGPTTEYLAALAAEQNVSILASVFEKRTDGLYHNTLVVLDPEQGYLGKYRKMHIPHDPLFEEKYYFAPGDLGFRVFDTAGVRIGTLICWDQWFPEAARLTALQGAQILFYPTAIGWLPEEETTERAAQHEAWELVQRAHAVTNGCYVVAVNRTGFEPAPPGASSQGIHFWGQSFVAAPDGTVLARAPVDEEAVLVVELDLAFIERFRTTWPFLRDRRTDAYAALTRRFLDPDG; this is encoded by the coding sequence ATGGCGAACACGCTGAACGTCGGGCTTGTCCAGATGCGCTGCAGTGAAGATCCGGCGCAGAACCTGCAGCGGGCTGCGGCTGGCATCCGGGAGGCCGTCCGGCAGGGCGCTCGCATTGTCTGCCTGCCCGAGCTGTTTCGCACACCTTACTTCTGCAAACACGAAGATCCACAGCACTTTCAGTTGGCTGAGCCCATCCCAGGCCCGACGACCGAATACCTGGCAGCGCTGGCAGCCGAGCAAAACGTCTCTATCCTGGCCAGCGTGTTTGAAAAGCGCACGGATGGGCTGTATCACAACACGCTCGTTGTGCTTGATCCAGAGCAGGGGTATCTGGGAAAATATCGCAAGATGCACATTCCTCACGACCCTCTTTTTGAAGAAAAGTATTATTTCGCGCCCGGCGATCTGGGCTTTCGCGTATTTGACACAGCGGGTGTGCGCATTGGCACCCTCATCTGCTGGGATCAGTGGTTTCCGGAAGCTGCTCGTCTGACCGCCCTGCAGGGAGCTCAGATTCTTTTCTATCCGACAGCCATTGGCTGGCTTCCAGAAGAAGAAACAACCGAAAGGGCAGCCCAGCATGAGGCGTGGGAGCTGGTCCAACGCGCCCATGCTGTCACGAACGGCTGCTACGTTGTGGCCGTCAACCGAACCGGGTTTGAGCCTGCCCCACCGGGCGCCTCATCTCAGGGTATCCATTTCTGGGGGCAGAGTTTCGTAGCAGCCCCGGACGGTACCGTGCTGGCCCGCGCGCCCGTGGATGAAGAAGCTGTGCTGGTGGTCGAACTGGACCTTGCCTTTATCGAACGTTTTCGCACGACCTGGCCGTTTTTACGGGACCGACGGACCGATGCCTATGCCGCACTTACCCGCCGCTTCCTGGACCCCGACGGTTGA
- a CDS encoding HDOD domain-containing protein, translated as MAAETTLTLDAQRALDVAQTEKLLRGVLIPPRPALLVAVLEEQGRPEPDLERIARLISEDVALAASTLKLVNSPLFGLARPVVDIQHAVRMLGLRNITSLITGLLLHQAFRNQRGAFMERFWRKAERMAYTTALIARWCARVASEEAYALGLFCDCGVPLLLQQFPAYPGIYAAAEREAHTRPFIEVEHERLGTDHAAAGFLLARSWKLPADLCQAILRHHDAIDYYQREAPDPTVDKLALLLTAQHVLRLYAEQPPAAEWQTVGASVLAYLGIEEAALFQLIRLLRESNEKA; from the coding sequence ATGGCTGCGGAAACGACGCTGACGCTGGATGCACAGCGGGCGCTGGACGTTGCGCAGACCGAAAAGCTGTTGCGAGGGGTGCTGATTCCACCGCGTCCTGCCTTACTGGTTGCCGTACTGGAGGAGCAGGGAAGGCCAGAGCCTGACCTAGAGCGCATCGCCAGGCTTATCAGCGAGGACGTCGCGCTGGCTGCCAGCACGCTCAAACTGGTCAATTCTCCACTTTTTGGCCTGGCGCGTCCGGTGGTAGATATCCAGCATGCCGTGCGGATGCTGGGCCTGAGGAACATCACCAGTCTGATTACCGGATTGCTCCTGCACCAGGCGTTTCGCAATCAGCGCGGCGCCTTTATGGAGCGTTTCTGGCGAAAAGCGGAGCGCATGGCGTACACAACTGCACTCATTGCGCGCTGGTGTGCTCGGGTAGCGTCTGAAGAAGCGTATGCGCTGGGGCTTTTCTGCGATTGCGGCGTGCCCCTGCTGTTGCAACAATTCCCGGCCTATCCCGGCATCTATGCAGCAGCAGAGCGGGAGGCCCATACGCGTCCCTTTATCGAGGTAGAGCATGAACGCCTGGGGACCGATCACGCAGCCGCCGGATTTCTGCTGGCGCGTTCCTGGAAACTGCCGGCCGATCTTTGCCAGGCGATTCTGCGCCACCATGACGCGATCGATTATTACCAGCGAGAAGCGCCCGATCCGACCGTCGATAAGCTGGCGCTGCTGCTGACCGCTCAGCATGTGTTGCGGCTTTATGCAGAGCAGCCTCCTGCCGCCGAGTGGCAGACCGTAGGTGCCTCGGTCCTGGCCTACCTGGGCATAGAGGAGGCAGCTCTGTTCCAGTTGATTCGCCTGCTGCGTGAATCAAACGAAAAGGCCTGA
- the folB gene encoding dihydroneopterin aldolase, which translates to MQPEPIHLAHTTIPVAPGRSRGIVRLVNAVFYAHHGVTQEEHRIGGRYEVDVAMELNVDEAAKADALEKTVDYEGVYRLVREVVTGNKFYLIERLAYKIAHRVLEVYPIVEAIEVTVRKPNPPVGGACDRAEVTYSYRRGKS; encoded by the coding sequence ATGCAACCTGAACCCATCCACCTGGCTCATACAACGATTCCGGTGGCGCCGGGCCGGTCACGCGGCATCGTGCGTCTGGTGAATGCTGTCTTCTACGCGCACCACGGCGTAACGCAGGAAGAACATCGCATTGGTGGACGCTACGAAGTGGACGTCGCGATGGAACTGAACGTGGACGAAGCGGCCAAAGCCGATGCCCTGGAAAAGACAGTGGATTATGAAGGAGTGTACCGCCTGGTGCGCGAGGTTGTGACCGGCAATAAATTTTATCTGATCGAACGATTAGCTTACAAGATCGCGCACCGTGTGTTGGAAGTCTATCCCATCGTGGAAGCGATAGAAGTGACGGTGCGTAAGCCAAATCCGCCGGTAGGAGGGGCCTGCGACCGGGCAGAGGTGACGTACAGCTACCGGCGGGGCAAATCCTGA
- a CDS encoding agmatine deiminase family protein has protein sequence MPPEWAPHRATWLSWPHNRETWPDELEQVERTIAQVVRLLSRREAVYINVNDAAHEQHVRRLLDEAGVCGPVRFFHIPTDDAWIRDYGALFVVHPQQRTLAATVWGFNSWGGKYPPWDRDARVARRMAEALNVPIFEGAMILEGGSIDTNGAGVLLTTEQCLLNPNRNPHLNRSAIEQRLQDFLGIRQILWLGQGLAGDDTDGHVDDLTRFVAEDVVVTVVETNPQDPNYDPLQDNLERLRAFRFSDGRPLQIVELPMPAPLEIAGERVPATYANFYIANELVLMPAYGDVHDEKAQQLLQQCFPDRTVVPIDCRAIIRGLGALHCLTQQVPAL, from the coding sequence ATGCCCCCGGAGTGGGCCCCGCACCGCGCTACCTGGCTCTCCTGGCCCCACAACCGCGAAACCTGGCCCGACGAACTGGAGCAAGTCGAACGCACCATAGCCCAGGTGGTGCGCCTGCTCAGCCGCCGCGAGGCTGTCTACATCAACGTCAATGACGCAGCGCACGAGCAGCACGTGCGGCGACTGCTGGACGAAGCAGGGGTCTGCGGACCGGTACGGTTTTTCCACATCCCTACGGATGATGCCTGGATTCGTGATTACGGAGCCCTCTTTGTGGTGCACCCGCAACAACGCACACTGGCAGCCACCGTGTGGGGCTTCAATAGCTGGGGGGGCAAGTATCCGCCCTGGGATCGAGATGCCCGGGTAGCGCGACGCATGGCAGAAGCGCTCAATGTCCCCATTTTCGAAGGGGCCATGATCCTTGAAGGCGGCTCTATCGACACGAACGGTGCCGGCGTCCTGCTGACCACAGAGCAGTGCCTGCTGAATCCGAACCGCAACCCGCATCTTAACCGCAGCGCCATCGAACAACGGCTGCAAGACTTTCTGGGAATCCGCCAGATTCTCTGGCTGGGACAAGGCCTTGCAGGCGACGACACCGACGGACACGTGGACGACCTGACGCGTTTTGTTGCGGAAGACGTCGTCGTAACCGTCGTTGAAACCAATCCTCAGGATCCAAACTATGACCCCCTCCAGGACAATCTGGAGCGGCTGCGCGCTTTTCGTTTTTCAGACGGCCGGCCCCTGCAGATCGTGGAACTGCCCATGCCCGCCCCTCTGGAAATAGCGGGCGAACGCGTACCAGCCACCTATGCGAACTTCTACATTGCCAATGAGCTCGTGCTCATGCCTGCCTACGGCGACGTGCACGATGAAAAAGCGCAGCAGCTTTTGCAGCAATGCTTTCCAGATCGAACTGTTGTGCCCATCGACTGCCGCGCCATCATTCGAGGCCTGGGGGCTCTGCACTGCCTGACGCAGCAGGTACCTGCCCTGTAA
- a CDS encoding S46 family peptidase has protein sequence MNRSYWIVALSLTLAALSLQCAGPRETARLVATPPLVTEAETTAVVRVQRVGKASWIGRDTVRSGRFDTGRLWTFEAPPLDYWEATYGFRPDSAWLTHARMGALRLVFESGRCSGAFVSLYGLVVTNHHCTWESLDLIDRPGEALLEEGFYAATLSEERRLPGLYAEQLLEARDVTAQIARGLEEIRDDVARERLRNRRLERLKQQLEAEVRSRDTTLHVEIVPLYYGARYTAYIWRRYYDVRLVMTPELRVGYFGGDYDNFTYPRYSLDISFLRIYGADGQPLKSPWYFRWNREGAQPGQLVFAIGHPGATRRHMTVSQLEFERDYTLPQRLRLLRRRAQILERYLHQQPDSADIYGLRSVYFALKNTIKATEGQLQGLRDPYLLARKQAAERALRDSMMANDSLRNRYGNVFAQLEALQRSKAAAAPQTAAFQFFGTSTLLSSHILLRALFGYAHDVMRRRGAFAARLAELRREALKIRNWPDSVEVGYITARLEELRDYLGPQHPSVQRLLGDRTPAEVARDLVARTALKDSAAFARLLQEGYLQSGDASVPVIEVLGPLYFTLGQQLDQFEARERFLNARLAALRFAVYGRTVPPDGTGTLRIADGRIEGYAYNGTQAPAFTTFYGMYDRFYSFRGRSGWSLPARWLTPSEAFERATPLNLVASTDISGGSSGSALIDQELRLVGVIFDSNLEGLAGSYIYMPDRGMRAVAVDSRGVLEALRDLYGADRLVLELTAGKLVSDEAEAETLMEMN, from the coding sequence ATGAATCGGTCTTACTGGATTGTTGCGCTGAGCCTGACGCTGGCTGCGCTGAGTCTCCAGTGTGCCGGGCCGCGCGAAACCGCCCGTCTGGTGGCAACACCTCCTCTGGTAACGGAGGCAGAAACCACGGCGGTAGTCAGGGTGCAGCGCGTCGGGAAGGCCTCCTGGATAGGAAGGGACACGGTACGGAGCGGACGGTTCGATACGGGACGGCTCTGGACGTTTGAAGCGCCTCCGCTGGACTACTGGGAAGCAACCTACGGCTTTCGTCCCGACTCCGCCTGGCTGACGCATGCGCGCATGGGAGCACTGCGGCTGGTCTTTGAAAGCGGCCGCTGCTCGGGTGCTTTTGTTTCCCTCTACGGACTGGTCGTAACCAACCATCACTGCACCTGGGAAAGTCTTGATCTCATTGACCGCCCCGGAGAAGCCTTGTTGGAAGAAGGATTCTATGCGGCGACCCTGTCGGAGGAGCGGCGGCTGCCCGGCCTGTATGCCGAGCAGCTTCTGGAGGCCCGCGACGTGACGGCTCAGATTGCCCGGGGTCTAGAGGAGATTCGCGACGACGTAGCACGGGAACGCCTGCGCAACCGCCGCCTGGAACGCCTCAAGCAGCAACTGGAGGCGGAAGTCCGATCGCGAGACACCACGCTACACGTAGAAATTGTTCCGCTGTACTACGGGGCGCGCTATACCGCCTACATCTGGCGTCGCTATTACGACGTGCGTCTGGTCATGACCCCCGAGTTGCGTGTCGGCTATTTCGGGGGGGACTATGATAACTTCACGTATCCCCGCTACAGCCTGGACATCAGCTTTCTGCGCATTTATGGAGCAGATGGACAGCCCCTGAAAAGTCCCTGGTACTTCCGCTGGAATAGGGAAGGTGCTCAGCCTGGCCAGCTTGTCTTTGCCATAGGCCATCCCGGCGCCACGCGGCGTCACATGACTGTGAGTCAGCTTGAATTTGAACGCGACTACACGCTGCCGCAGCGGCTCCGGCTGCTGCGACGCCGCGCACAGATTCTGGAACGTTATCTCCACCAACAACCAGACTCGGCCGACATCTATGGGTTGCGCAGCGTGTACTTCGCACTGAAGAACACTATCAAAGCCACGGAAGGGCAGCTTCAAGGGTTGCGCGATCCATACCTGCTGGCGCGCAAGCAGGCAGCCGAGCGGGCGCTACGCGACAGTATGATGGCTAACGATTCGCTGCGCAACCGCTACGGCAATGTGTTTGCGCAGCTCGAAGCCCTGCAGCGCAGCAAGGCAGCGGCAGCTCCGCAAACCGCCGCCTTCCAGTTTTTTGGAACCAGCACGCTCCTGAGCTCCCATATCCTGCTGCGCGCACTCTTTGGTTATGCGCACGACGTAATGCGCCGACGGGGTGCGTTCGCAGCCCGCCTGGCTGAGCTGCGGCGGGAGGCGCTCAAAATCCGAAATTGGCCCGACTCGGTCGAAGTGGGTTATATCACGGCTCGCCTGGAAGAGCTGCGCGACTATCTGGGACCGCAGCATCCGAGCGTGCAACGCCTGTTAGGCGATCGAACACCGGCCGAGGTAGCGCGCGATCTGGTAGCACGTACGGCACTGAAAGACTCGGCTGCCTTTGCGCGGCTGCTGCAGGAAGGATACCTGCAGAGCGGTGACGCATCGGTGCCGGTAATCGAGGTGCTCGGACCCCTGTACTTTACGCTTGGCCAGCAACTTGATCAGTTCGAAGCGCGCGAGCGTTTCCTGAATGCACGCCTGGCGGCGCTCCGCTTTGCCGTTTATGGGCGCACCGTACCTCCCGACGGAACGGGCACGCTGCGGATTGCCGATGGGCGCATTGAAGGCTACGCTTACAATGGGACGCAAGCGCCAGCGTTTACTACGTTTTACGGCATGTATGATCGGTTCTACAGCTTCCGGGGACGGAGTGGCTGGAGCTTGCCGGCGCGGTGGCTGACGCCTTCCGAAGCGTTTGAACGGGCAACCCCGCTTAATCTGGTAGCTAGCACGGACATTTCAGGAGGCAGCTCTGGGTCGGCCCTGATTGATCAGGAACTCCGTCTGGTGGGCGTCATCTTTGACAGTAATCTGGAGGGACTGGCCGGCAGTTATATCTACATGCCGGATCGGGGCATGCGCGCTGTAGCGGTCGATAGTAGAGGCGTGCTGGAGGCCCTTCGCGACCTTTACGGAGCCGATCGACTGGTGCTGGAGTTGACGGCCGGGAAGCTGGTGTCGGATGAAGCGGAGGCAGAAACGCTCATGGAGATGAATTAG
- a CDS encoding PfkB family carbohydrate kinase, whose protein sequence is MSILVVGTVALDSVETPFGAAHRLLGGSATYIALAASYFWADVRLVAVVGRDFPAAYRQVLQRAGIDLEGLRLNEEEDTFAWGGRYHYDLNDRDTLYTHLNALASFDPVLPATYRNSQIICLGNLDPRLQQRVLDQVSSPAFVICDTMNYWIEHTPEALHAVLRRVDCLVVNDAEARQLAAEPNLIRAARKIQTMGPRIVIIKKGEHGALLFFEEAIFSAPAYPLEDVFDPTGAGDTFAGAMAGFLATQRRFDEAALRQAVVYGSALASFVVERFGPERLLALTPEEIAQRVAALRQLTAFPECDLRPLLVQSGLNHAT, encoded by the coding sequence GTGAGTATTCTAGTTGTTGGAACGGTTGCGCTCGATTCGGTCGAGACGCCCTTCGGTGCTGCGCATCGGCTGCTAGGAGGTAGTGCTACCTATATCGCGCTGGCTGCCAGCTATTTCTGGGCTGACGTGCGCTTGGTAGCAGTGGTCGGGCGCGATTTCCCGGCAGCCTATCGGCAGGTGCTCCAGCGGGCCGGTATTGACCTGGAAGGATTGCGCCTCAACGAGGAAGAAGATACCTTTGCCTGGGGTGGACGCTATCATTATGATCTGAATGACCGCGACACGCTTTACACGCACCTCAATGCGCTGGCCTCGTTCGATCCCGTTTTGCCCGCCACCTACCGCAATAGCCAGATCATCTGTCTGGGCAATCTGGATCCGCGGCTGCAGCAGCGGGTGCTCGATCAGGTGTCCAGTCCGGCTTTTGTAATCTGTGACACGATGAACTATTGGATCGAGCACACGCCTGAAGCGTTGCACGCAGTGTTGCGTCGCGTCGATTGCCTGGTGGTCAACGATGCCGAGGCGCGCCAACTGGCCGCGGAGCCCAATCTGATTCGGGCAGCCCGTAAGATTCAGACAATGGGCCCGCGCATTGTGATCATCAAAAAAGGCGAGCACGGTGCGCTGTTGTTCTTCGAAGAGGCGATCTTCAGCGCGCCGGCTTATCCACTGGAGGATGTGTTCGATCCGACGGGGGCCGGTGATACATTTGCGGGGGCGATGGCGGGTTTTCTGGCCACGCAGCGGCGTTTTGATGAGGCCGCGCTCCGGCAGGCGGTAGTATACGGCAGTGCACTTGCCTCTTTTGTGGTGGAGCGTTTTGGACCGGAGCGCTTGTTGGCACTCACGCCAGAAGAGATTGCGCAACGGGTGGCTGCTTTGCGGCAGCTGACCGCGTTCCCGGAATGCGATCTCCGGCCGTTGCTCGTGCAGTCCGGACTCAATCATGCAACCTGA
- a CDS encoding alkaline phosphatase family protein, with protein sequence MGSRSSSSHFTNRLKLHVLFVFLDGVGLGPPHSHNPLATDWPGLAQLSRGQCWTCQAQFFHSARHVFRSLDATLGVPGLPQSGTGQTALLTGFNAPRIAGRHYGPFAHSRTRPLLAQYNLFQRLKTRGFSVAFANAYPPPFFAYAQQRDRWSVTTRCCREAGVRLRTLDDLERGEAVAADLTGRRLRTAGFPITPVDESRAARQLLALAQRHDFTLFEYFLTDQAGHRQDASEAQWVLASLDRFFTELVALLDPECHLLVVTSDHGNLEDLRVRTHTRNPVPLFVYGRGATCFRHAHDLRDVTPAIVAALEDTANSSP encoded by the coding sequence ATGGGTAGTCGAAGCAGCTCGTCGCACTTCACCAACCGACTGAAACTGCACGTGCTGTTTGTCTTCCTGGATGGGGTTGGGCTGGGCCCGCCCCATTCGCATAATCCACTGGCAACCGATTGGCCCGGGCTTGCCCAGCTCAGCCGCGGTCAGTGCTGGACCTGCCAGGCGCAATTTTTTCACAGCGCCCGGCACGTCTTCCGATCGTTGGATGCTACGCTGGGCGTGCCCGGCCTGCCGCAAAGCGGCACCGGCCAGACCGCTCTGCTAACCGGCTTCAATGCGCCACGCATTGCAGGCCGCCACTACGGCCCCTTTGCCCACTCTCGAACCCGCCCCCTGCTTGCTCAATACAATCTGTTCCAACGTCTGAAAACACGAGGCTTTTCCGTGGCGTTTGCTAATGCCTATCCACCTCCCTTTTTTGCTTATGCTCAGCAACGTGACCGCTGGAGCGTCACCACTCGTTGCTGTCGGGAGGCAGGCGTCCGATTGCGCACGCTGGACGACCTGGAGCGTGGTGAAGCGGTAGCAGCCGACCTGACAGGCCGGCGCCTGCGGACAGCCGGTTTTCCGATTACGCCTGTTGATGAATCCAGAGCAGCCCGCCAGCTACTTGCCCTGGCCCAACGCCACGATTTCACGCTCTTTGAGTACTTCCTGACCGATCAGGCCGGTCACCGGCAAGACGCAAGCGAAGCTCAATGGGTGCTCGCATCGCTGGACCGCTTCTTTACCGAACTGGTTGCACTCCTTGACCCTGAATGTCATCTGCTTGTTGTTACCAGCGACCATGGTAACCTGGAAGACCTGCGCGTCCGCACGCACACGCGCAATCCTGTTCCCCTGTTTGTCTATGGACGGGGGGCAACCTGCTTCCGCCATGCCCATGACCTGCGCGACGTAACGCCTGCGATTGTGGCCGCACTAGAAGATACCGCTAATTCATCTCCATGA